From Paenibacillus polymyxa, the proteins below share one genomic window:
- a CDS encoding cysteine ABC transporter substrate-binding protein: MRKGMKFTTLLLAFSLLIVGLAGCAGAGNTNGSSGSAKFASIEDIKKNGKIRIGVFADKPPFGYVDSEGKNQGFDVYIAKRFAKDLLGDESKVEFVLVDAASRVAYLESNKVDIIMANFTVTDERKEKVDFANPYMKLSFGIVSPDSAPITTIEQLKGTDQKLIVAKGTTAETYFTKNYPDIKLLKFDQYTEIFSALKDKRGAAIANDNTELIAWAKANPGFTVSIPAFGGQDTIAPAVAKGNKELLDWINNELATLGKENFVHQAYKDTLTSVYGEGFTDQLVVEGGKVN, encoded by the coding sequence ATGAGAAAAGGAATGAAGTTCACAACGTTATTACTGGCTTTTAGCTTGCTGATTGTCGGCTTGGCAGGATGTGCAGGGGCTGGCAATACCAACGGTAGTTCAGGCTCGGCTAAATTTGCTTCAATTGAGGACATTAAAAAGAATGGCAAGATTCGAATCGGTGTATTTGCGGATAAGCCGCCTTTTGGCTACGTAGATTCAGAAGGGAAAAATCAAGGCTTTGATGTGTATATTGCGAAACGATTTGCCAAAGACCTCTTGGGTGACGAGTCGAAGGTGGAGTTCGTTCTGGTGGATGCCGCCAGCCGGGTTGCCTATTTGGAATCCAACAAGGTAGATATCATTATGGCTAACTTTACTGTGACCGATGAACGTAAAGAAAAAGTCGATTTTGCTAACCCGTACATGAAATTATCCTTTGGCATTGTGTCACCCGACAGTGCTCCCATCACCACGATTGAACAATTGAAGGGCACGGATCAAAAGCTGATTGTTGCCAAGGGAACGACAGCAGAGACCTATTTTACGAAAAATTATCCTGACATCAAGCTGCTCAAATTCGATCAATACACCGAAATCTTCTCGGCTCTCAAAGACAAACGCGGTGCCGCCATTGCGAACGATAATACAGAGCTGATCGCTTGGGCCAAGGCCAATCCCGGCTTTACCGTAAGCATTCCAGCCTTCGGTGGTCAAGATACGATTGCCCCTGCAGTAGCGAAGGGAAATAAGGAACTGTTGGATTGGATCAACAACGAACTGGCTACGTTGGGTAAAGAAAATTTTGTCCATCAAGCCTATAAGGACACACTGACCTCCGTTTACGGAGAAGGCTTTACGGATCAATTGGTTGTGGAGGGCGGCAAGGTTAATTAA
- a CDS encoding putative metal homeostasis protein, protein MAKTDVATARRQLSSPNKVTRRRALRTIKAAKRAK, encoded by the coding sequence ATGGCTAAAACGGATGTGGCTACTGCCAGAAGACAGCTCAGCAGTCCGAACAAGGTAACGCGCAGACGGGCTTTAAGAACGATCAAAGCTGCGAAGCGCGCGAAGTAA
- a CDS encoding PHB depolymerase family esterase, protein MQKRRFALVLLSFVLLLTIFYPSSSSAAAADVPAPQATLLTEVQPLGEVVSAVVLKYSTNIDGSSLSPSSFQVQSVLNDVYADRTVTGVYTNDTGAITNRSTHGKYVVIELDTQDKNASTLTYDSTSAVNRINPLNYYISQKKDIATSKKTVVPATAQPVKATDKVTPIVDDFQKNTFENKAGFKLNYFTFEPKVEPGKTYPLVVFLHGNGERGDGNGVNLLANAGAVTWASPEQQAKHPSFVIAPQSPIDLEHKFIWADEPRNSAVADLVRETALKYPIDTNRIYIVGISQGAMGHGDC, encoded by the coding sequence ATGCAAAAAAGACGTTTCGCCCTTGTTCTACTATCTTTCGTGCTCCTGCTTACGATCTTTTATCCATCCTCCAGCTCTGCCGCAGCAGCCGATGTTCCAGCACCACAGGCAACCCTGCTTACTGAAGTACAGCCTCTGGGTGAGGTTGTTTCTGCCGTTGTACTGAAATACAGCACCAATATTGACGGATCATCCCTGTCCCCTTCCAGTTTTCAGGTTCAATCTGTGCTTAATGATGTATACGCAGACAGAACTGTGACTGGTGTATACACCAATGATACTGGTGCCATCACCAACCGCAGTACTCATGGCAAATATGTCGTAATCGAGCTGGACACGCAGGATAAAAATGCAAGCACCCTTACTTACGATTCGACAAGCGCAGTCAATCGTATTAATCCGCTGAACTATTACATTAGCCAAAAGAAAGATATTGCAACTTCGAAGAAAACAGTCGTTCCAGCGACTGCACAGCCTGTAAAAGCAACCGATAAAGTGACACCCATCGTAGATGATTTTCAAAAAAACACTTTTGAAAATAAAGCCGGCTTCAAACTGAACTACTTTACGTTTGAGCCTAAAGTAGAACCTGGCAAAACCTATCCGCTGGTTGTGTTTCTACATGGCAACGGCGAACGTGGTGACGGAAACGGGGTTAACCTGTTAGCGAATGCCGGGGCCGTTACTTGGGCTTCTCCTGAGCAGCAAGCCAAGCACCCATCTTTCGTCATCGCTCCTCAAAGCCCGATTGACCTAGAGCATAAATTTATTTGGGCAGATGAACCGCGCAACAGTGCTGTTGCCGATTTGGTACGTGAAACGGCCTTGAAATATCCGATCGACACCAACCGCATCTATATCGTAGGTATTTCTCAAGGAGCTATGGGACATGGAGATTGTTAG
- a CDS encoding phytoene desaturase family protein has product MNQYDVIVIGAGLGGLSCAARLSALGYRTAVFESHTLAGGFATEFTRKGYTFDVSLHGVGGLEEGSFGRMLKDCHVDQQIVPLRKKHPYSIRWEGQIIDIPSDVQEYVQLLKGVFPAEVAAIDKLFAGIRRFETGFTAFSSLTSWRKLAGLFKAGTFFRWTKMTTWEAVSQFGLSDRFTEFFTALWPYYGLPPKRLAALYFFIPWIGYHLEGTYYIQGGAQALSNALVEAIQSVGGEVHLRSQVSEIILERGKAAGVRLKKGDVYKANWVVSGISPHHTYGRLLESHNAARRELEAVTRLETGTSLTQLYLGLSCEPHELGISEEDLILCNEPDSETDYEVMMSGQYMKGNWMLTNYNAMDPTLNEAGKGVIAVTFLDRLENWPSARPEYKAKKKAVTQQILECLERLYPGFSSKVVVTELGTPRTMQRYTANPGGAVYGYAQTVRQSGINRLKRKSAVNRLSLVGAWTQPGGGFQGAMNSGIMEADRIAAKLGKAERASISTHETYQTPRT; this is encoded by the coding sequence ATGAACCAATATGATGTTATTGTCATTGGTGCTGGGCTGGGTGGTTTGTCTTGTGCAGCCAGACTTTCTGCGTTGGGTTACCGGACAGCTGTGTTTGAAAGTCATACTTTGGCTGGCGGCTTTGCTACTGAATTCACACGAAAGGGATATACCTTTGATGTCTCCTTGCACGGCGTCGGCGGACTCGAAGAAGGCAGCTTCGGTCGGATGTTAAAGGACTGCCACGTGGATCAGCAAATCGTTCCTCTCCGTAAAAAGCACCCTTACTCCATTCGCTGGGAAGGGCAGATCATTGATATCCCATCTGATGTGCAGGAGTATGTGCAACTCCTCAAAGGCGTGTTTCCTGCTGAGGTAGCAGCCATTGACAAGCTATTCGCAGGCATTCGCCGTTTTGAAACAGGCTTTACTGCTTTTTCTTCCCTTACTTCCTGGCGTAAGCTGGCGGGTCTGTTCAAAGCAGGTACCTTCTTCCGCTGGACGAAAATGACCACCTGGGAGGCTGTAAGTCAGTTTGGCTTGTCTGACCGATTCACGGAGTTCTTCACTGCACTCTGGCCCTATTATGGGCTGCCCCCGAAGCGGTTGGCGGCTTTGTACTTTTTTATTCCCTGGATCGGCTATCATCTGGAGGGGACGTACTACATTCAGGGAGGTGCACAGGCCTTGTCCAATGCGCTGGTCGAAGCTATTCAATCAGTTGGAGGAGAAGTTCACCTGCGCAGTCAGGTGTCTGAAATTATACTTGAACGCGGTAAAGCAGCTGGTGTACGTCTGAAAAAAGGGGATGTATATAAAGCCAACTGGGTTGTGTCTGGGATCAGTCCTCATCATACCTATGGTCGTCTGCTGGAGAGTCACAATGCCGCCCGTCGCGAGCTGGAGGCTGTAACCAGACTGGAAACTGGCACGTCTCTCACTCAACTGTACCTAGGGCTATCATGCGAGCCTCATGAGCTTGGGATCAGCGAAGAAGACTTAATCCTGTGTAACGAGCCGGATTCGGAGACGGATTATGAAGTCATGATGAGCGGCCAGTATATGAAAGGCAACTGGATGCTCACAAATTATAACGCCATGGACCCTACACTCAATGAAGCGGGAAAGGGTGTTATCGCTGTTACATTTTTGGACAGATTGGAGAACTGGCCTAGTGCACGTCCCGAATATAAAGCCAAAAAGAAAGCAGTAACACAGCAGATACTGGAATGTCTTGAACGGCTATATCCTGGTTTTAGCAGCAAGGTCGTGGTGACAGAGTTGGGCACACCACGCACCATGCAGCGGTATACTGCTAATCCCGGCGGAGCCGTTTATGGCTATGCACAAACGGTCCGGCAGTCCGGCATAAACAGACTGAAGCGCAAATCAGCAGTGAACCGCCTGTCATTGGTAGGAGCCTGGACACAGCCTGGGGGCGGGTTTCAAGGAGCTATGAACTCGGGTATAATGGAAGCTGATCGTATCGCCGCCAAACTGGGGAAGGCAGAAAGGGCAAGTATATCTACTCATGAAACATATCAAACGCCGAGAACGTGA
- a CDS encoding TetR/AcrR family transcriptional regulator — MKHIKRRERESSEIRRKIIEAARSLFLNQGYAEVSMRKIADQIEYSPTTIYHYFSNKEAVVRELLLEGNALFLKALQQRVDEAQAAGLNALDTLKTVSDAYVRFGMANPEYYNILFISNLESVSSVTLIDSGSFKGFELLEGGLKAAMEEGCIIQGDERLMARSVWSMLHGLTSLLLNFELPMAKSNDELISFTIDTFIRGISR; from the coding sequence ATGAAACATATCAAACGCCGAGAACGTGAAAGCAGTGAGATCCGCCGCAAAATCATTGAGGCCGCCCGCTCCCTCTTTTTGAACCAAGGGTATGCTGAAGTCTCCATGCGTAAAATTGCGGATCAGATCGAATATTCACCAACGACTATTTATCATTATTTCTCCAATAAGGAAGCGGTTGTTCGTGAACTGCTGTTAGAAGGGAATGCTTTGTTCCTGAAGGCTCTTCAGCAGCGCGTGGATGAAGCACAGGCAGCCGGACTGAACGCTCTGGACACACTGAAAACAGTGTCCGATGCTTATGTCCGTTTTGGTATGGCTAACCCCGAATACTACAACATCCTGTTTATCAGCAACCTTGAATCTGTAAGCTCGGTTACCCTTATAGACAGTGGGAGTTTTAAAGGGTTTGAGTTGCTTGAGGGCGGACTCAAAGCCGCTATGGAGGAAGGCTGCATCATTCAAGGAGATGAGCGCCTGATGGCTAGATCCGTATGGAGTATGCTGCACGGATTGACTTCTTTGCTCCTGAATTTTGAACTTCCTATGGCAAAATCAAATGATGAATTGATTTCATTTACTATAGATACTTTTATTCGGGGAATAAGCCGCTGA
- a CDS encoding SMI1/KNR4 family protein — protein MTVHFAHILEKLGEIADRLRQGGMPDVAYQCTKGISEEELTELEERLQVTLPASLSELLKRCGSLHLLWCLPQHCIVADESEYSYEGSHDLEQEPTNLDDITGEFGWNYEDIGYFTSYGEDTDSAADEQRYLILNYNGAGDPILLDRATSATEPAVFCYEHELDQFTLLAESLPTYIENMLALHGLWLWDWSNVLDEHGIQLDSPPLQLWQRWLDMFCTMKLEDARSLETLIHYTTMHGVDHPAVLQAFQAYDPKDIFLAWEQRIQCNPAQFATWAFFVGETAGIGAADWVRSLWEPDTDTAQAWRPPASNNTHARAAFISTRAYLSARCLHEQEGLTKVYNDLIQHRAKDGKLEGYTVSGQLQHFHSPQVIDWMRDKVNHPVDGWAVLFAYSRPTDEQVIEWLSGSELHQKIATEALNIMIQRDLLPTLEADAWASISNLLHASLQLVMLKKDKRRIEAVLEQLSHLELR, from the coding sequence ATGACAGTACATTTTGCACATATCTTAGAAAAGCTCGGAGAAATCGCTGATCGTCTGAGACAAGGTGGAATGCCTGACGTGGCATACCAATGCACGAAGGGGATTTCCGAAGAGGAACTGACTGAGCTGGAGGAACGGCTCCAGGTCACTTTGCCTGCCTCCCTGTCTGAATTATTAAAGCGGTGTGGCAGCTTACATTTGCTATGGTGCCTCCCTCAACACTGTATTGTAGCCGATGAATCAGAGTATTCATATGAAGGCAGCCATGACCTTGAACAAGAACCGACTAACCTTGACGATATTACAGGAGAATTTGGCTGGAATTATGAGGATATTGGCTATTTTACATCCTATGGAGAAGATACCGACTCAGCAGCGGACGAACAACGATATCTTATTTTGAACTATAACGGTGCTGGTGATCCGATCCTGCTTGATAGAGCGACATCCGCAACAGAGCCAGCAGTGTTCTGTTATGAGCATGAGTTGGACCAGTTCACGCTGCTTGCAGAAAGTCTACCTACCTATATAGAAAACATGCTTGCCTTGCACGGGTTATGGCTGTGGGATTGGTCTAACGTGTTAGACGAGCATGGTATTCAACTAGACAGCCCGCCGCTGCAGTTGTGGCAACGCTGGTTGGATATGTTCTGCACGATGAAGCTGGAGGATGCCCGGTCGTTGGAGACACTGATCCATTACACCACCATGCACGGCGTAGATCATCCTGCTGTACTGCAGGCTTTCCAGGCCTATGATCCAAAGGATATTTTTCTTGCCTGGGAGCAGCGCATTCAGTGTAACCCAGCCCAATTCGCTACATGGGCATTTTTCGTTGGGGAGACCGCAGGTATTGGGGCTGCTGATTGGGTTCGCTCCTTATGGGAGCCGGACACGGATACCGCGCAAGCATGGAGACCTCCCGCTTCAAATAACACACATGCTAGGGCCGCATTTATCTCGACACGTGCCTATCTATCCGCCCGCTGCCTGCACGAGCAGGAAGGGCTTACAAAAGTTTACAATGATCTGATACAGCATAGGGCGAAGGATGGCAAATTAGAAGGATACACCGTTAGCGGGCAGTTACAGCATTTTCATTCCCCCCAGGTCATTGACTGGATGCGGGATAAGGTCAATCATCCGGTTGATGGCTGGGCAGTACTTTTCGCCTACTCTCGTCCTACAGATGAGCAGGTGATTGAATGGCTATCCGGTAGCGAGCTTCATCAGAAAATTGCAACCGAGGCGCTGAATATCATGATTCAGCGCGATCTTCTGCCCACTCTAGAAGCAGACGCTTGGGCTAGCATCTCAAATCTGCTTCATGCCTCTTTACAGCTCGTGATGCTCAAAAAAGATAAACGTCGCATTGAAGCCGTGCTTGAGCAGCTTTCACATTTGGAACTTCGTTAA
- a CDS encoding SMI1/KNR4 family protein, whose amino-acid sequence MYWVSTQHTPVAADELTNFEHTYGITLPIPYASFLTQYGPGTYCGLLVIERPDPLLLQAYADYELWTHDDNCPITAQQLGECVVISSSIDGDFLAVHPQLEGLLWLPRHSEVITMKPLDVQTPFTDTLEHILRDEFGKTEPFPRYFEPVSLDRVATFLQFNPPETAEAYGSANPNDQALQVAPASIQLLAQRFKQHFDSNLWIENEHICLAFLQSLGGYVLFNYAYGREVAIIYEPKAIALHDEVLSFLQKEHCQVVE is encoded by the coding sequence ATGTATTGGGTTTCCACACAACACACGCCAGTAGCTGCCGATGAACTGACAAATTTCGAACATACCTATGGCATAACTTTACCAATTCCCTATGCTTCATTTCTCACCCAATACGGGCCAGGTACCTATTGCGGTCTGCTGGTGATTGAACGACCTGATCCTCTACTATTGCAAGCCTATGCGGATTACGAACTGTGGACGCATGATGATAACTGTCCGATTACCGCGCAACAGCTGGGCGAGTGCGTGGTCATCAGCAGCTCCATAGATGGTGATTTCCTAGCGGTGCATCCTCAGCTCGAAGGCTTGCTTTGGCTACCGCGACATTCCGAGGTCATTACTATGAAGCCATTAGATGTTCAAACCCCATTTACAGATACGCTGGAGCATATACTACGGGATGAATTCGGAAAAACAGAGCCATTCCCCCGTTATTTCGAGCCTGTCAGTCTGGATAGAGTTGCAACATTTCTACAATTTAATCCACCGGAGACGGCGGAAGCTTACGGTTCAGCCAATCCGAACGATCAAGCCTTGCAAGTAGCTCCAGCATCTATACAGTTATTGGCTCAGCGTTTTAAACAGCATTTTGACTCAAATCTATGGATTGAAAACGAGCATATCTGCTTGGCTTTTCTTCAGTCTCTTGGCGGATACGTACTTTTCAATTATGCATATGGACGCGAAGTGGCGATCATTTATGAACCTAAAGCGATAGCACTTCATGATGAAGTTCTATCATTCCTGCAAAAAGAACATTGCCAGGTTGTAGAGTAA
- a CDS encoding DUF6138 family protein, whose translation MTSGVQAYIDPIFEEIDQRYASEQKRIAEFKNKSVLHEGIHEYLKVTCKRDGVWVDTYEPFDWDHRRPDTKIPGFTEEVTLQQVQDKWMPVFKERIAALYKSEEFGPMFFRYRLEFHLEVVFENKANHFKFSLLNEDKRQHLLASIERFVEQKLNPASRAMPKEEDDFFLVRHLLDPHLYPVDAQRVNELLNRMDAKVQVSRKREEAWRHQLSRGLMHWAEDEFLAKYTDQGKSYGLDYTVRPDILPSDIPAPVMEMFLLTAMRVGLTDADARQKYLEIAAQLGSEQAVQWLKSGSGSIPASYTSERVTCQANDILQTLEVQIRSEEEESYREALIYLCDILRKGFTKEYGMKFKSKVKNYLPVPKLAKSALHRFFANALEYPSLLPLLAEYAENVMEEFKWYNDVEPGEKSAMPGTYAVMGLGLKGTEYFSLVNRYMKLVDSEHQSVQDGYAAVFAEAHGLTPDTIPVWARILLAGNDSAKPLKSAGIESVEQAQALVDVLLQLEDYEQEMLVYRIWGGAKKLKNSLKQAVPEVKELLEPLIP comes from the coding sequence ATGACATCGGGGGTACAGGCCTACATAGATCCAATTTTTGAAGAGATTGACCAGAGATACGCTTCTGAGCAAAAGCGCATCGCGGAATTCAAGAACAAAAGCGTCCTTCACGAAGGGATTCATGAATACTTAAAAGTTACCTGTAAGAGAGATGGGGTATGGGTCGATACCTACGAACCGTTTGATTGGGATCATCGTAGACCAGACACAAAAATTCCTGGTTTTACGGAGGAAGTGACGCTCCAGCAGGTGCAGGATAAATGGATGCCAGTGTTCAAAGAACGGATAGCGGCTCTGTATAAATCGGAAGAATTTGGTCCTATGTTTTTTCGTTATCGGCTGGAATTTCATCTGGAGGTGGTCTTTGAGAATAAGGCCAATCATTTTAAATTCTCGCTCCTGAACGAAGATAAGCGGCAGCACCTGTTAGCCTCTATTGAACGGTTTGTGGAGCAGAAGCTCAATCCTGCCAGTAGAGCTATGCCAAAGGAAGAGGACGATTTTTTCTTAGTAAGGCACTTGCTTGATCCTCATTTGTACCCTGTAGACGCCCAGCGGGTGAATGAACTGCTGAATCGAATGGATGCAAAAGTGCAGGTCAGCCGCAAGCGAGAAGAAGCATGGAGGCATCAGCTGAGCAGAGGCTTAATGCATTGGGCTGAAGATGAATTTTTGGCTAAGTATACAGATCAGGGAAAAAGTTACGGGCTTGATTATACGGTGAGACCCGATATTCTTCCTTCAGATATTCCCGCCCCGGTTATGGAGATGTTCCTGCTGACCGCGATGCGAGTGGGTCTGACCGATGCCGATGCACGGCAGAAGTATTTGGAGATTGCTGCACAATTGGGTTCAGAGCAGGCTGTTCAGTGGCTTAAGAGCGGATCAGGCAGCATTCCAGCGTCATATACAAGCGAGCGTGTCACCTGCCAAGCGAATGATATTTTGCAAACACTAGAGGTTCAGATTCGTTCTGAGGAAGAAGAGAGCTACAGAGAAGCACTCATATATCTATGTGATATATTACGGAAAGGCTTTACTAAGGAATATGGGATGAAGTTTAAAAGCAAAGTGAAAAACTATCTACCCGTACCCAAGTTGGCCAAATCTGCATTACATCGTTTCTTTGCCAATGCACTTGAATACCCTTCGCTGCTTCCGTTGCTGGCGGAATATGCCGAGAACGTGATGGAAGAATTCAAGTGGTACAACGATGTAGAGCCGGGGGAGAAGTCGGCGATGCCAGGAACCTATGCGGTGATGGGATTAGGACTTAAAGGAACGGAGTATTTTTCGCTGGTAAATCGTTATATGAAGCTGGTAGACAGTGAACATCAGTCGGTACAGGACGGTTACGCCGCTGTATTTGCTGAGGCGCATGGACTGACACCGGATACGATCCCCGTTTGGGCGAGGATTCTTTTGGCAGGTAATGATTCCGCCAAACCACTAAAATCGGCTGGCATTGAAAGTGTAGAGCAGGCACAGGCGTTAGTAGATGTGCTTCTACAACTGGAAGACTACGAACAAGAGATGCTCGTTTATCGTATATGGGGTGGCGCGAAGAAACTAAAAAACAGCCTGAAGCAGGCTGTCCCTGAGGTAAAAGAGTTACTGGAGCCGCTTATTCCATAA
- a CDS encoding immunity 26/phosphotriesterase HocA family protein, with protein sequence MVFKRIKHQEGDIFVIPMHDGRFAVCQVICALYGRFKKAFSFGVLSIGQNPAYEGEATYLSFTDYRGRFEVIFTATQNLTKGVWPIIDHRPLSEEQQQLKYFNCAGHLYYGDEYVRNLELKEYNQYPVMGVAGYELVQQYLAQT encoded by the coding sequence ATGGTATTCAAAAGAATCAAACATCAGGAAGGCGATATTTTTGTTATCCCCATGCATGACGGCCGATTTGCGGTATGTCAGGTGATCTGCGCGCTGTATGGTCGATTCAAAAAAGCGTTCTCCTTTGGTGTTCTATCCATAGGTCAGAATCCAGCGTACGAGGGTGAAGCTACATATCTCTCATTCACAGATTACCGGGGCAGGTTCGAGGTTATATTCACTGCCACCCAAAATCTGACAAAGGGGGTATGGCCCATTATCGATCATCGCCCTCTATCTGAGGAACAACAGCAGCTAAAATATTTTAATTGCGCGGGCCATCTGTATTACGGAGATGAATATGTACGCAACCTGGAACTAAAAGAATATAATCAATATCCTGTAATGGGCGTGGCTGGATATGAACTGGTACAGCAATATTTAGCCCAAACATAA
- a CDS encoding HEAT repeat domain-containing protein → MSIQTDDEGKTFLSIFPTLSYEDRLVSLRELTAIPQPVEDTTALLLQLAQQSSEEDLLRIEALKVIGLYADQSQQPMIMRGIRELLCKPDEDDDVQNAALQTLAWMPCSEAELRLALDIICSDTYILVKGAAFALLRAHKANPFAQHALKQLLQHEEFGASAQRELST, encoded by the coding sequence ATGTCCATACAAACCGATGATGAGGGAAAGACATTTTTATCTATTTTCCCTACACTATCGTATGAAGATCGATTGGTATCACTACGCGAATTAACAGCGATCCCCCAGCCTGTGGAGGACACCACCGCATTACTTTTGCAGCTTGCGCAGCAATCATCCGAGGAGGATCTGCTTCGTATAGAAGCGCTGAAGGTCATCGGACTATATGCAGATCAGAGCCAGCAGCCGATGATCATGCGAGGAATTCGCGAGCTGCTGTGCAAGCCTGATGAAGATGATGATGTGCAAAACGCAGCTTTACAAACTTTGGCATGGATGCCTTGTTCAGAAGCAGAGCTACGTTTAGCTTTGGACATAATCTGCAGTGATACATATATCTTAGTCAAGGGGGCCGCTTTTGCACTGCTTCGCGCACATAAAGCCAACCCTTTTGCACAACATGCGCTGAAGCAATTATTGCAACATGAGGAATTCGGCGCTTCTGCCCAACGAGAGCTGTCCACATAA
- a CDS encoding immunity 50 family protein produces the protein MQIQVQKAEKKENEYLIHYQAGGALPFVPHDVVLIHGKQYFIGTMLKVEPEKVHIRINPEYEDQLTGSIGLELAFSPTVSIQGADSIVEKLGYFPPFHYDRITAANMTKDQITLTIELSPASVLVPKSPDLEPSAEAPVIPEAPVQDIPRYAVTFTFLETKEHVLTPVETENIILQLDFRYEEADMVVDIDALSGLSGSFLCRGIRAEITELHE, from the coding sequence ATGCAAATTCAAGTTCAAAAGGCTGAAAAAAAAGAAAACGAATATCTCATTCATTATCAAGCGGGAGGAGCTCTACCGTTCGTTCCGCATGATGTTGTTCTGATCCATGGCAAACAGTATTTTATAGGTACGATGTTGAAGGTAGAGCCGGAAAAGGTCCATATCCGTATCAATCCAGAATATGAAGACCAACTGACAGGGTCTATCGGACTGGAACTGGCTTTCTCTCCAACCGTTTCTATTCAAGGTGCAGACAGCATTGTCGAAAAGCTCGGCTATTTCCCACCTTTCCACTATGACCGAATCACGGCTGCCAATATGACGAAAGACCAGATTACACTGACAATTGAGCTATCCCCCGCTAGCGTGCTGGTTCCTAAATCACCGGATCTGGAACCTTCGGCTGAGGCACCAGTGATCCCTGAAGCTCCAGTCCAGGACATTCCACGCTATGCAGTGACCTTTACATTTCTGGAGACCAAAGAGCATGTATTAACCCCTGTAGAAACAGAAAATATCATCTTGCAGCTCGATTTCCGCTATGAAGAAGCTGACATGGTCGTTGACATCGATGCCTTGTCAGGGCTGTCAGGCAGCTTTCTGTGCAGAGGTATCCGTGCAGAGATTACGGAACTTCATGAATAA